The proteins below come from a single Azospirillum thermophilum genomic window:
- a CDS encoding 5-oxoprolinase subunit B family protein: MKTRYSYGGDEHIFVEMDEEMSLEAFFKSMSITNAVRAAHIDGITEVCPANGSFQIKFDPDRIAPDRLMSTLQSLEQAAEKADKRLQTRIVEIPVYYRDPWTTETLMRFRERHQDPAGTDLDYAARMNGYDTVEQFIHAHHASPWFVSMVGFVAGLPFLYQLVERERQIQVPKYLRPRTDTPKHTIGHGGCFGCIYSVRGAGGYQMFGITPMPIYDPTQKVSYLREFMVFFRPGDIVKWKPIDREEYDAITADVAANRYEPRIRKVTFDLDAFNADIDGTNQRLMEALHGV, encoded by the coding sequence ATGAAGACCCGCTATTCCTACGGTGGCGACGAGCACATCTTCGTCGAGATGGACGAGGAGATGTCGCTGGAAGCGTTCTTCAAGAGCATGTCCATCACCAACGCCGTCCGTGCCGCGCACATCGACGGCATCACGGAGGTCTGCCCCGCGAACGGCAGCTTCCAGATCAAGTTCGACCCGGACCGCATCGCCCCCGACCGGCTGATGAGCACGCTGCAGTCCCTCGAACAGGCGGCGGAGAAGGCCGACAAGCGGCTGCAGACCCGGATCGTCGAGATCCCCGTCTACTACCGCGATCCCTGGACCACCGAGACGCTGATGCGCTTCCGGGAACGGCACCAGGATCCGGCCGGCACGGACCTCGACTATGCCGCGCGGATGAACGGCTACGACACGGTGGAGCAGTTCATCCACGCCCACCACGCCTCGCCCTGGTTCGTCTCGATGGTGGGGTTCGTCGCCGGGCTGCCCTTCCTCTACCAGCTCGTCGAGCGCGAGCGGCAGATCCAGGTGCCGAAATACCTGCGCCCGCGCACCGACACGCCCAAGCACACCATCGGCCATGGCGGCTGCTTCGGCTGCATCTATTCCGTCCGCGGGGCAGGCGGCTACCAGATGTTCGGCATCACGCCGATGCCGATCTACGACCCGACGCAGAAGGTCTCCTACCTGCGCGAGTTCATGGTGTTCTTCCGGCCCGGCGACATCGTGAAGTGGAAGCCGATCGACCGCGAGGAATACGACGCCATCACCGCCGACGTCGCGGCCAACCGCTACGAGCCGCGCATCCGGAAGGTCACTTTCGACCTCGACGCCTTCAACGCGGACATCGACGGCACCAACCAGCGGCTGATGGAGGCTCTCCATGGCGTTTAA
- a CDS encoding acetyl-CoA carboxylase biotin carboxylase subunit, which produces MAIRRLFVANRGEIAVRIIRAARSLGIGTVQAYSEADRDMLAVRMADAAVCVGRPAARHSYLDGPRLVAAAKEAGCDAVHPGYGFLAENAAFAQAVEEAGLIFVGPTAETIRIMGDKAAARDAAIAAGVPVVPGSDGRVAGVEAALAAAEAIGYPVMIKAAAGGGGRGIRIAETPDELRRLAPQAQSEAQAAFGDGGLYLERVIVDARHIEVQVLGDGTRAVHAFERECSLQRRRQKVWEEAPAACLDEATRARLCASAVALAESVGYRGAGTLEYLYDEASGAFYFIEMNTRIQVEHPVTEMITGIDLVAAMIRIAGGEPLPVTQEQVRRTGHAIEVRINAEDPAAGFLPCPGTVVRLAVPEGPGLRFDGMIYEGYTVPPFYDSLLGKLIVHGATRAEAIDRLAGALERLEIAGLSTTIPLHKALAADPDIRAGKGHTRFLEAWLAGQPAFTPPSPTAAQR; this is translated from the coding sequence ATGGCGATCCGGCGCCTGTTCGTCGCCAACCGGGGCGAGATCGCGGTCCGCATCATCCGCGCCGCCCGATCGCTCGGCATCGGGACGGTCCAGGCCTATTCGGAGGCCGACCGCGACATGCTGGCGGTCCGCATGGCCGACGCCGCGGTCTGCGTCGGCCGTCCGGCGGCCCGCCATTCCTACCTCGACGGCCCCCGCCTCGTCGCCGCCGCGAAGGAGGCCGGCTGCGACGCCGTCCATCCCGGCTACGGCTTCCTGGCGGAAAACGCCGCCTTCGCCCAGGCGGTGGAGGAGGCCGGCCTGATCTTCGTCGGACCGACGGCGGAGACCATCCGCATCATGGGCGACAAGGCCGCGGCGCGCGACGCCGCGATCGCCGCCGGCGTGCCGGTGGTGCCCGGCTCGGACGGCCGCGTCGCCGGCGTGGAGGCGGCGCTGGCCGCCGCCGAGGCCATCGGCTACCCCGTGATGATCAAGGCGGCGGCGGGTGGCGGCGGGCGCGGCATCCGCATCGCCGAGACGCCGGACGAGCTGCGCCGCCTCGCCCCCCAGGCCCAGTCGGAGGCGCAGGCCGCCTTCGGCGACGGCGGCCTCTACCTGGAGCGGGTGATCGTCGATGCCCGCCACATCGAGGTGCAGGTCCTCGGCGACGGCACCCGCGCCGTCCACGCCTTCGAACGCGAATGCTCCCTCCAGCGCCGCCGCCAGAAGGTGTGGGAGGAGGCCCCGGCCGCCTGCCTCGACGAGGCGACCCGCGCCCGGCTCTGCGCCTCGGCCGTGGCGCTGGCCGAGAGCGTCGGCTACCGCGGGGCCGGGACGCTGGAATATCTTTATGACGAGGCGTCCGGCGCCTTCTACTTCATCGAGATGAACACCCGCATCCAGGTCGAGCATCCGGTGACCGAGATGATCACCGGCATCGATCTGGTGGCCGCCATGATCCGCATCGCCGGCGGGGAGCCGCTGCCGGTGACCCAGGAGCAGGTCCGCCGCACCGGCCACGCCATCGAGGTGCGCATCAACGCCGAAGACCCCGCCGCCGGCTTCCTGCCCTGCCCCGGCACCGTCGTCCGGCTGGCGGTCCCGGAAGGGCCGGGCCTCCGCTTCGACGGGATGATCTACGAGGGCTATACGGTCCCGCCCTTCTACGACTCCCTGCTCGGCAAGCTGATCGTCCACGGCGCGACCCGCGCCGAGGCCATCGACCGGCTGGCCGGGGCGCTGGAACGGCTGGAGATCGCCGGCCTCAGCACCACCATCCCGCTGCACAAGGCGCTGGCCGCCGACCCCGACATCCGGGCCGGCAAGGGCCACACCCGGTTCCTCGAGGCCTGGCTCGCCGGGCAGCCCGCCTTCACCCCTCCGTCCCCCACGGCCGCGCAACGATGA
- a CDS encoding acetyl-CoA carboxylase, with amino-acid sequence MPEIRSPLPGTFYRRPAPDQPPFKEVGDRVEPGDVIGLVEVMKSFSEIKADCAGTVLRFTVEDEEPVMAGVVLVELEG; translated from the coding sequence GCCCGAGATCCGCTCTCCCCTTCCCGGCACCTTCTACCGCCGCCCCGCCCCCGACCAGCCGCCCTTCAAGGAGGTCGGCGACCGGGTCGAGCCCGGCGACGTCATCGGTCTGGTGGAGGTCATGAAGAGCTTCAGCGAGATCAAGGCCGACTGCGCCGGCACCGTGCTGCGCTTCACCGTCGAGGACGAGGAGCCGGTGATGGCCGGCGTCGTCCTCGTCGAGCTGGAAGGCTGA
- a CDS encoding biotin-dependent carboxyltransferase family protein, with amino-acid sequence MAFKVLNPGLLTTVQDLGRPGYFHLGIPMSGAMDRYALRAANLLVGNPEGAAALEAVFMGPQLEFEVDATVAVTGADLPARVDGEPHPAWTAFPVRAGQVLSFDYLRGGARAYIAISGGIDTPPALGSRSTYIIGALGGYHGRALASGDMVPLGSPRAVQHGMEVPAALRRTVERSAELRVLPGLYWRLITEEAGRNFFEDEWKVAPEADRMGYRFRGGRPFTFNPREQPFGAGSNPSNIVDACYPYGSIQVPGGTEPIVLHRDAVSGGGYFTLGAVVSADMDLISQMQPHTAVRFVKVDMEQALAARADEAQRLARLREALAA; translated from the coding sequence ATGGCGTTTAAGGTTCTCAACCCCGGCCTGCTGACCACCGTCCAGGACCTCGGCCGGCCCGGCTATTTCCATCTCGGCATCCCGATGTCGGGGGCGATGGACCGCTATGCGCTGCGCGCCGCCAACCTGCTGGTCGGCAATCCGGAGGGAGCCGCCGCGCTGGAGGCCGTCTTCATGGGGCCGCAGCTCGAATTCGAGGTGGACGCCACCGTCGCGGTCACCGGCGCCGACCTGCCGGCCCGCGTCGACGGCGAGCCGCACCCGGCCTGGACGGCCTTCCCGGTGCGTGCCGGCCAGGTGCTGTCCTTCGACTATCTCAGGGGCGGCGCCCGCGCCTACATCGCGATCTCCGGCGGCATCGACACCCCGCCGGCGCTGGGCAGCCGCTCCACCTACATCATCGGCGCGCTCGGCGGCTACCACGGCCGGGCGCTGGCGAGCGGCGACATGGTGCCGCTCGGGTCCCCGCGGGCCGTGCAGCACGGCATGGAGGTGCCGGCGGCGCTGCGCCGCACGGTGGAGCGCAGCGCGGAGCTGCGCGTGCTGCCCGGCCTCTACTGGCGCCTGATCACCGAGGAGGCCGGCCGCAACTTCTTCGAGGACGAGTGGAAGGTGGCCCCGGAGGCCGACCGCATGGGCTACCGGTTCCGCGGCGGCCGGCCCTTCACCTTCAACCCGCGCGAACAGCCCTTCGGCGCCGGCTCCAACCCCTCCAACATCGTCGACGCCTGCTATCCCTACGGTTCCATCCAGGTGCCGGGCGGCACCGAGCCCATCGTGCTGCACCGCGACGCCGTGTCGGGCGGCGGCTACTTCACGCTGGGCGCGGTGGTCTCCGCCGACATGGACCTGATCAGCCAGATGCAGCCGCACACCGCCGTCCGCTTCGTCAAGGTGGACATGGAGCAGGCGCTGGCCGCCCGCGCCGACGAGGCGCAGCGGCTGGCCCGCCTGCGCGAGGCGCTCGCCGCCTGA